The following proteins are co-located in the Deinococcus metallilatus genome:
- the glnA gene encoding type I glutamate--ammonia ligase, which produces MTLTPPPPQTAQELLATLQAEGVEFLRLQFTDILGTTKNVEVPRSQFEKALRGDVTFDGSAVEGFTRVEESDMLLRPDLATFLIYPPFSREEAGGGRVARLICDVTLPDGRPFEGDPRFVLKRQVERAAALGFEMFVGTEPEFFLFERDASGRGGPVTHDRAGYFDLAPIDKGERIRREITQSLVQMGFEIEAAHHEVAPGQHEIDFRYAPALETADRIATFKFVVKRVALEYGLLASFLPKPIAGVNGSGMHCHLSLFRDGMNAFADPDGEYGLSDTARHFIAGLLEHADGMTAITNPLVNSYKRLVPGYEAPVNVAWSTSNRSALIRIPAKRGNSTRAEVRMPDPSCNPYLALAAMLAAGLDGIEQKLEPPPAIQRNIFRMTVREKRHHRIRELPADLREAVDELEKDAVIAGALGEHVMEHFVAAKRAEWRDYSTTVHPWELERYLDLI; this is translated from the coding sequence ATGACACTCACCCCGCCCCCCCCTCAGACCGCCCAGGAACTGCTCGCCACCCTTCAAGCCGAGGGCGTGGAGTTTCTGCGCCTGCAATTCACCGACATCCTCGGCACCACCAAGAACGTGGAGGTGCCGCGCTCGCAGTTCGAAAAGGCGCTGCGCGGCGACGTGACCTTCGACGGGAGCGCCGTGGAGGGCTTTACCCGCGTCGAGGAGAGCGACATGCTGCTCCGGCCCGACCTCGCCACCTTCCTGATCTACCCGCCCTTCTCGCGCGAGGAGGCGGGGGGCGGGCGGGTGGCCCGGCTGATCTGCGACGTGACGTTGCCCGACGGGAGGCCCTTCGAGGGTGACCCCCGCTTCGTGCTGAAACGGCAGGTGGAGCGGGCGGCGGCGCTGGGCTTCGAGATGTTCGTGGGCACCGAGCCGGAGTTCTTCCTGTTCGAGCGGGACGCCAGCGGGCGTGGCGGGCCGGTCACCCATGACAGGGCCGGATACTTCGACCTGGCGCCCATCGACAAGGGCGAGCGCATCCGCCGGGAGATCACCCAGAGCCTGGTGCAGATGGGCTTCGAGATCGAGGCCGCCCACCACGAGGTCGCGCCCGGCCAGCACGAGATCGACTTCCGCTACGCGCCCGCGCTCGAAACCGCCGACCGGATCGCCACCTTCAAGTTCGTGGTCAAACGGGTGGCCCTGGAATACGGGCTGCTGGCGAGTTTCCTGCCCAAGCCCATCGCGGGCGTGAACGGCTCGGGGATGCACTGCCACCTCAGCCTCTTTCGGGACGGGATGAACGCCTTTGCCGATCCGGACGGTGAATACGGCCTGTCGGACACCGCGCGGCACTTCATCGCGGGCCTGCTGGAACACGCGGACGGCATGACGGCCATCACCAATCCGCTGGTCAACAGCTACAAGCGCCTGGTGCCGGGTTACGAGGCCCCGGTGAACGTCGCCTGGAGCACCAGCAACCGCTCGGCGCTGATCCGCATTCCGGCCAAGCGCGGCAACTCCACGCGCGCCGAGGTGCGGATGCCCGACCCCAGTTGTAACCCCTACCTGGCGCTGGCGGCGATGCTGGCGGCGGGGCTGGACGGCATCGAGCAGAAGCTGGAGCCGCCGCCCGCTATTCAGCGCAACATCTTCCGCATGACTGTGCGCGAAAAACGGCACCACCGCATCCGTGAGCTCCCCGCCGACCTGCGCGAGGCCGTGGACGAGCTGGAAAAGGACGCCGTGATCGCGGGTGCCCTGGGCGAACACGTCATGGAGCACTTCGTCGCGGCCAAGCGGGCCGAATGGCGCGACTACAGCACCACCGTCCACCCCTGGGAACTGGAACGCTACCTGGACCTGATCTGA
- a CDS encoding branched-chain amino acid ABC transporter substrate-binding protein, protein MKKTALSLSVLAALALGSASAQTTVKIATLSPLSGGQSDLGTQIRNGAQLAVNEYKPLFKKIGLDLQLVAYDDQADPATGTAQARKIASDRQILAVVGTLNSGVAIPSSAALAPSHVAMVSPANTANQVTDRGLSNMNRIVARDDAQGPAGANFIARTLKAKKVYILNDKTAYGEGLAKEVEKALKADGVQVVANEGTEEKSDFSSIIAKIKLQRPDAVYFGGIYNQVGVFIKQLREAGINAPVIGGDGLDSSELATIAGQGANDIYFTTVAAPIEALPAAKVFATSFKQTFNDNAQGFGAFGYDAAKVVLQGILDAARANGNKAPSRMQVETAIRKGNFTGLLSGNVTFNSVGDRKSATLYVMNVQGGKYKLATTVPVKPARQ, encoded by the coding sequence ATGAAGAAAACCGCCCTGAGCCTGTCCGTTCTGGCCGCCCTCGCCCTGGGGAGCGCCAGTGCCCAGACGACCGTCAAGATCGCCACCCTCTCGCCGCTCTCGGGCGGCCAGAGCGACCTGGGGACCCAGATCCGCAACGGCGCGCAGCTCGCCGTGAACGAGTACAAGCCGCTGTTCAAGAAAATCGGCCTGGACCTGCAACTCGTCGCCTATGACGACCAGGCCGACCCCGCCACCGGCACCGCGCAGGCGCGCAAGATCGCCTCTGACCGCCAGATTCTCGCCGTGGTGGGCACCCTCAACAGCGGCGTCGCCATTCCTTCCAGCGCGGCCCTGGCGCCCAGCCACGTGGCGATGGTCAGCCCGGCCAACACCGCCAACCAGGTCACCGACCGCGGCCTGAGCAACATGAACCGCATCGTTGCCCGGGACGACGCGCAGGGACCGGCGGGGGCGAACTTCATCGCGCGCACCCTCAAGGCCAAGAAGGTCTACATCCTCAACGACAAGACGGCCTACGGCGAAGGGCTGGCGAAGGAAGTCGAAAAGGCGCTGAAGGCGGACGGCGTGCAGGTGGTCGCCAACGAGGGCACCGAGGAGAAGAGTGACTTCTCCAGCATCATCGCCAAGATCAAGCTCCAGCGCCCCGACGCCGTCTACTTCGGCGGCATCTACAACCAGGTCGGCGTGTTCATCAAGCAGCTCCGCGAGGCGGGGATCAACGCGCCTGTGATCGGCGGGGACGGCCTGGACAGCTCCGAACTGGCCACCATCGCGGGTCAGGGCGCCAACGACATCTACTTCACGACGGTCGCCGCGCCTATCGAGGCGCTGCCCGCCGCGAAGGTGTTCGCCACCAGCTTCAAGCAGACCTTCAACGACAACGCGCAGGGCTTCGGGGCCTTCGGCTACGACGCGGCCAAGGTCGTTCTCCAGGGCATTCTGGACGCGGCGCGGGCCAACGGCAACAAGGCCCCCAGCCGCATGCAGGTCGAGACGGCCATCCGCAAGGGCAACTTCACGGGTCTGCTCTCCGGCAACGTCACCTTCAACAGCGTCGGTGACCGCAAGTCGGCCACGCTGTACGTGATGAACGTGCAGGGCGGCAAGTACAAGCTCGCCACCACCGTGCCCGTCAAGCCCGCCCGGCAGTAA
- a CDS encoding branched-chain amino acid ABC transporter permease, which translates to MDLATLLPFIVNVIVGGLVLGFVYAIIALGYTMVYGVLQLINFAHSEVFVTGAIVGYEVFRVLAPNPMNGYLKLLLALLAAMTVSGVLNVLIERLAYRPLRNAPRLVPLITAIGVSLILQDVLRVIEGFQGRFDLTYILPESFGTRFCAAQSSCAALGNVLRTIGIDLQVKDVILIVVALLSLGGLNYLVNRTRLGKAIRAVAQDRVTAGLMGIDADRMISMTFLIGGALGGISGVLFGLKVGTVNAYSGFDPGIVAFTAAVLGGIGSIPGAVLGGLVLGVIQNLIGVTNIFGQILGSANLQAIDASYQRIGAFLVLVLILIFKPTGLLGKSNVEKV; encoded by the coding sequence TTGGACCTCGCCACATTGCTGCCGTTCATCGTGAACGTGATTGTCGGCGGCCTCGTGCTGGGTTTCGTGTACGCCATCATCGCGCTGGGGTACACGATGGTGTACGGCGTGCTGCAACTGATCAACTTCGCGCACTCGGAGGTCTTCGTGACCGGTGCCATCGTCGGCTACGAGGTCTTCCGGGTGCTGGCGCCCAACCCCATGAACGGCTACCTCAAGCTGCTGCTGGCGCTGCTGGCCGCGATGACCGTCTCCGGGGTCCTGAACGTGCTGATCGAGCGCCTGGCCTACCGCCCGCTGCGCAACGCCCCCAGGCTGGTGCCGCTGATCACCGCCATCGGGGTGTCGCTGATCCTGCAAGACGTCCTGCGCGTGATCGAGGGCTTCCAGGGCCGCTTCGACCTGACCTACATCCTGCCCGAGAGCTTCGGCACCCGGTTCTGCGCGGCCCAGAGCTCCTGCGCGGCCCTGGGCAACGTCCTGCGGACCATCGGTATCGATCTCCAGGTCAAGGACGTGATCCTGATCGTGGTGGCGCTGCTGAGTCTGGGGGGGCTGAATTATCTGGTCAACCGCACCCGGCTGGGCAAGGCCATCCGCGCCGTGGCGCAGGACCGCGTGACCGCCGGGCTGATGGGCATCGACGCCGACCGCATGATCAGCATGACCTTCCTGATCGGCGGGGCGCTGGGCGGCATCAGCGGCGTGCTGTTCGGCCTCAAGGTGGGCACCGTGAACGCCTACTCGGGCTTTGACCCCGGCATCGTGGCCTTTACGGCGGCCGTGCTGGGCGGCATCGGCTCGATTCCCGGCGCGGTGCTGGGCGGGCTGGTGCTGGGTGTGATCCAGAACCTGATCGGGGTCACCAACATCTTCGGGCAGATCCTGGGCAGCGCCAACCTCCAGGCCATCGACGCTTCCTACCAGCGCATCGGGGCCTTCCTGGTGCTGGTGCTGATTCTGATCTTCAAGCCGACCGGCCTGCTGGGCAAGAGTAATGTGGAGAAGGTGTAA
- a CDS encoding branched-chain amino acid ABC transporter permease, with amino-acid sequence MTAGNPTLPRRAAPAPDRTWMLVLIFLVTSALLLVSHNNDLLGNLGGLGTVLHNPIVEAVVVSLFLANVLFAYLWRAAPWAKALVGLGSLLLVLPWAGQEDTSLLDLSIQIMIFAALALGLNIVVGLAGLLDLGYVAFFAVGAYTWGIFASPRFSEVLRYYGQNPGATNAGTLALGLFLTAVTAASMIAIRRRVARPTRASTWSFALASLGLVVGLILTGRALLVLNAFRAQGLATGLDANFFWLFLALSVLAAAVVGVLIGLPVLRLKGDYLAIITLGLGEVIRVLANNLGLYTAGSQGITPIKSAAVPWFDRLAGALGFQPDQYYLLFLYVVVLVMIALILTVNIRLDRSRIGRAWIAIRDDEVAAQAMGVPLVQTKLIAFATGASFAGAMGMIFAAKQTFISPESFNLFQSIGVLSMVILGGMGSFPGVILGAAVVTLLNLRILPGLGEATANIPWIPQQVNPGQLQRLVFGVILVASMLLRPEGLLPNRRRTLELHQDEDQEDDSVLGHGPALTAAGGSDVYSPGLAPEKEDERAGGVQ; translated from the coding sequence ATGACTGCTGGCAATCCCACCCTGCCGCGCCGCGCCGCCCCGGCGCCGGACCGTACTTGGATGCTGGTGCTGATCTTCCTGGTGACCAGCGCCCTGCTGCTGGTGTCGCACAACAACGACCTGCTGGGCAATCTGGGCGGCCTGGGGACCGTGCTGCACAACCCCATCGTGGAAGCGGTCGTCGTGTCGCTGTTTCTCGCCAACGTGCTGTTCGCGTACCTGTGGCGCGCCGCCCCCTGGGCCAAGGCGCTGGTGGGCCTGGGCAGCCTGCTGCTGGTGCTGCCCTGGGCCGGACAGGAAGACACCAGCCTGCTCGACCTGAGTATCCAGATCATGATCTTCGCGGCGCTCGCGCTGGGGCTGAACATCGTGGTGGGGCTGGCGGGCCTGCTGGACCTCGGGTACGTGGCCTTTTTCGCGGTCGGGGCCTACACCTGGGGTATCTTCGCCAGCCCGCGCTTTTCCGAGGTGTTGCGGTACTACGGCCAGAATCCCGGCGCGACGAACGCAGGGACGCTGGCCCTGGGGCTGTTCCTGACCGCCGTCACGGCCGCCAGCATGATCGCGATCCGGCGGCGGGTCGCCCGGCCCACGCGGGCCTCCACCTGGAGCTTCGCGCTGGCGAGCCTGGGGCTGGTCGTGGGGCTGATCCTGACCGGGCGGGCGCTGCTGGTGCTGAACGCCTTCCGCGCGCAGGGGCTGGCGACCGGCCTCGACGCCAACTTCTTCTGGCTGTTCCTGGCGCTGAGCGTGCTGGCGGCGGCGGTGGTGGGCGTCCTGATCGGCCTGCCGGTGCTGCGGCTGAAGGGCGATTACCTGGCCATCATCACGCTGGGGCTGGGCGAGGTGATCCGGGTGCTGGCCAACAACCTGGGCCTGTACACGGCGGGCTCACAGGGCATTACGCCGATCAAGAGCGCGGCGGTGCCGTGGTTCGACCGGCTGGCCGGGGCACTCGGCTTCCAGCCGGACCAGTATTACCTGCTGTTCCTGTACGTGGTGGTGCTGGTGATGATCGCGCTGATCCTGACCGTCAACATCCGGCTGGACCGCTCCCGCATCGGGCGGGCCTGGATCGCCATCCGCGACGACGAGGTGGCGGCGCAGGCGATGGGCGTGCCGCTGGTGCAGACCAAGCTGATCGCCTTTGCGACCGGCGCCAGTTTCGCGGGCGCGATGGGCATGATCTTCGCGGCCAAGCAGACCTTTATCAGCCCGGAGAGCTTCAACCTGTTCCAGAGCATCGGCGTGCTGAGCATGGTGATCCTGGGCGGCATGGGGTCCTTCCCCGGCGTGATCCTGGGCGCGGCGGTGGTGACGCTGCTGAACCTGCGGATTCTGCCGGGACTGGGCGAGGCGACCGCCAACATCCCCTGGATTCCGCAACAGGTGAACCCGGGCCAGCTCCAGCGGCTCGTGTTCGGCGTGATCCTGGTGGCCAGCATGCTGCTGCGCCCGGAGGGGTTGCTGCCCAACCGCCGCCGCACGCTGGAACTGCACCAAGACGAAGACCAGGAGGACGACAGTGTCCTGGGCCACGGCCCCGCGCTCACGGCGGCCGGGGGCAGCGACGTCTACAGCCCCGGCCTCGCCCCGGAGAAGGAAGACGAGCGGGCAGGAGGCGTGCAGTGA
- a CDS encoding ABC transporter ATP-binding protein: MTYIPNILDVQGVTKTFGGLTAVNDVTFQVPAQSIISVIGPNGAGKTTFFNLITGIYTPDKGIIRLAGEELVGLRPDQVTASGISRTFQNIRLFSTMTAEENIMVGRHARLKVGFWDAVLRTRTFHQTEAEARETARVMLDFVGLSKWRNELATNLPYGDQRKLEIARALATTPKLILLDEPAAGMNPRETEDLKALIRRIRDDLGVTVVLIEHDMRLVMTLSENITVLDYGTKISEGRPHEVRNDPRVMEAYLGRGAAAGEYGKEARPNA, from the coding sequence GTGACCTACATCCCGAACATCCTCGACGTGCAGGGCGTGACCAAGACCTTCGGTGGCCTGACTGCCGTGAACGACGTGACCTTTCAGGTGCCCGCGCAGAGCATCATCAGCGTGATCGGGCCGAACGGCGCGGGCAAGACCACCTTCTTCAACCTGATCACCGGGATCTACACCCCCGATAAGGGCATCATTCGCCTCGCTGGAGAGGAGCTGGTGGGCCTGCGGCCCGATCAGGTGACAGCGTCCGGGATTTCCCGCACCTTCCAGAACATCCGGCTGTTCTCGACCATGACCGCCGAGGAAAACATCATGGTGGGGCGCCACGCGCGGCTGAAGGTGGGCTTCTGGGACGCGGTGCTGCGGACCCGCACCTTCCATCAGACCGAGGCCGAGGCGCGCGAGACGGCGCGGGTGATGCTCGACTTCGTGGGCCTGAGCAAGTGGCGCAATGAGCTGGCGACCAATCTGCCCTACGGCGACCAGCGCAAACTGGAGATCGCCCGCGCGCTCGCCACCACGCCCAAGCTGATCCTGCTCGACGAACCGGCGGCGGGCATGAACCCCCGCGAGACGGAAGACCTCAAGGCCCTGATCCGCCGCATCCGCGACGACCTGGGCGTGACGGTGGTGCTGATCGAACACGACATGCGCCTGGTGATGACCCTGTCCGAGAACATCACGGTGCTGGACTACGGCACCAAGATCAGCGAGGGGCGGCCGCACGAGGTCCGCAACGACCCGCGCGTGATGGAAGCGTACCTGGGCCGCGGCGCGGCGGCGGGCGAGTACGGCAAGGAGGCGAGGCCGAATGCCTGA
- a CDS encoding ABC transporter ATP-binding protein translates to MPEQVMVASSGQAVRTAETPMLELSDVHTYYGHIHALKGLNMTVNPGEIVALIGGNGAGKTTTLRTISGMMKPKVGSVIYEGQNITGLPAHTIMQRGISHVPEGRRIFAQLSVRENLEVGAYTVTDRRVIEERVQEAFALFPRLKEREGQLGGTMSGGEQQMLAIARALMVNPRLLLLDEPSMGLSPLFVEAIFDIIERLNKERGTTILLVEQNASMALAIANRAYVLQTGEIRLSGPAEQIAQDESVRKAYLGDE, encoded by the coding sequence ATGCCTGAGCAAGTGATGGTGGCAAGCAGCGGGCAGGCCGTTCGCACGGCCGAAACGCCGATGCTGGAACTGAGCGATGTCCATACCTACTACGGCCATATCCACGCCCTCAAGGGCCTGAACATGACCGTGAATCCCGGCGAGATCGTGGCCCTGATCGGCGGCAACGGCGCGGGCAAGACGACCACCCTGCGGACCATCAGCGGCATGATGAAGCCGAAGGTGGGCAGCGTGATCTACGAGGGGCAGAACATCACCGGCCTGCCCGCCCACACCATCATGCAGCGCGGCATCAGCCACGTGCCGGAGGGACGGCGCATCTTCGCGCAGCTCAGCGTGCGCGAGAACCTGGAGGTGGGCGCGTACACGGTGACCGACCGCCGCGTGATCGAGGAACGGGTGCAGGAGGCGTTCGCGCTGTTTCCCCGCCTCAAGGAACGCGAGGGGCAACTGGGCGGCACCATGTCGGGCGGCGAGCAGCAGATGCTGGCGATTGCCCGCGCGCTGATGGTGAATCCCCGGCTGCTGCTGCTGGACGAACCCAGCATGGGCCTCTCCCCCCTCTTCGTGGAGGCGATTTTCGACATCATCGAGCGGCTGAACAAGGAGCGCGGCACCACGATTCTGCTGGTCGAACAGAACGCGAGCATGGCCCTGGCGATTGCCAACCGCGCCTACGTGCTGCAAACCGGCGAGATCCGGCTGAGCGGTCCGGCCGAGCAGATCGCGCAGGACGAGAGCGTGCGAAAGGCGTACCTGGGCGACGAGTAA
- a CDS encoding lipocalin family protein has translation MTAFVSASLLSSCLPAPQSFDPARLPDPADLGSRNTATEWYYVSAYLPESGLAFHWAQFKVNYKGLPYHAGHVAVVDLRTGKLKFFENESQRARFGFPPLRVEQGDWRLVQEGNAYHLQAGPLNLTLTPRRGPVVHPPGYSGTPELGRMYYQSLTRLEVGGTVTLPGGETREARGLAWLDHQWGDQQPGREARWDWFGLHLSDGSDLMLYRVRDAAGKVAQVAASRVGTDGVAREVPGLTMTPGRVWRSPSGREYVLDWTVSAPDLKLTLEAVRDEQELLARNTSVAYWEGPVRGQGTLNGQAITAEGMGEFVGGVLTRAEGGRFGPSGR, from the coding sequence TTGACCGCGTTCGTCTCCGCCTCCCTTCTCTCGTCCTGTCTGCCCGCGCCGCAGAGCTTCGACCCCGCGCGGCTGCCGGACCCGGCGGACCTGGGGTCCCGCAACACCGCGACCGAGTGGTATTACGTGTCGGCCTACCTGCCGGAGTCGGGATTGGCCTTTCACTGGGCGCAGTTCAAGGTGAACTACAAAGGTCTTCCCTACCACGCGGGGCATGTCGCGGTGGTCGACCTGCGAACCGGAAAGCTGAAGTTCTTCGAGAACGAGTCGCAGCGTGCCCGCTTCGGCTTTCCGCCGCTGCGGGTGGAACAGGGGGACTGGCGGCTGGTGCAGGAGGGAAACGCCTACCACCTCCAGGCCGGGCCGCTGAACCTCACCCTCACGCCGCGGCGGGGGCCGGTGGTGCATCCGCCGGGCTACTCGGGGACGCCGGAACTGGGGCGGATGTATTACCAGAGCCTCACCCGGCTGGAGGTGGGCGGCACGGTCACGCTGCCGGGCGGCGAAACGCGGGAGGCGCGCGGCCTGGCCTGGCTCGACCACCAGTGGGGCGACCAGCAGCCCGGCCGGGAGGCCCGCTGGGACTGGTTCGGGCTGCACCTCTCGGACGGCTCGGACCTGATGCTGTACCGGGTGCGGGACGCTGCCGGAAAGGTGGCGCAGGTGGCCGCCTCGCGGGTGGGGACGGACGGCGTGGCGCGCGAGGTGCCAGGCCTCACCATGACGCCGGGCCGGGTGTGGCGCAGCCCCAGCGGGCGCGAGTACGTGCTGGACTGGACGGTCAGCGCGCCGGACCTGAAGTTGACCCTGGAGGCCGTGCGCGACGAGCAGGAGCTGCTGGCGAGAAACACCTCCGTCGCGTACTGGGAGGGGCCGGTGCGCGGTCAGGGCACGTTGAACGGCCAGGCGATCACGGCGGAGGGCATGGGCGAGTTCGTGGGCGGCGTGCTGACCCGCGCCGAGGGGGGACGCTTCGGGCCGTCGGGGCGGTGA